One part of the Gossypium raimondii isolate GPD5lz chromosome 1, ASM2569854v1, whole genome shotgun sequence genome encodes these proteins:
- the LOC105779069 gene encoding uncharacterized protein LOC105779069 isoform X2, giving the protein MASGPNLQGNFVWLEQVLHCYKKYTGCRSSKKCLPGDGVIANLPCSISLSAINCTGVLKRVRIFLKFDDNIKHSRHDKRFDPSTTLIGEGIWDDKKNQLHVLLCRFLDIENSWSNAHVGDCTTGLSLRFPTIWSIKETSTIMGKIWTNKTEDDSGYFENIVFRSTENHMHALPDLKYEYTEHYRVRNLCPEKKLGRNRKRRYPSPNSIGMKFNMLVESSEGRTGWGSANALTVNSQLYMHARLSFASIRDDFSKPTRWEPQGRANISYRIDIKWHTPPKLTDEDNASIVPDEKMEITAEGIYDADTGGLCMIGCRKLDQPLGNASIDCGILLNFQFAPVKGLENGGYIRGEIKSIREKSDLLYFDHLDVSSVAYNREQARHTIWTMDLEIALVVISQTLVCLSVRSQLYHSKRHPNRLPFTSLVMLVILALGQLIPLVLNYEALFYHKNDQGTVLFQTGGWLEANEVIIRITSMVAFLLYFRILQQAFSSRSKDGNGKGLWFAEKMTLLVTLPSYVSGAIIVLLVDRANYKRDIVLLPISPVDYWQRSTLDDLKSYAGLISDGFLFPQILFNIFSNSRENALRPSFYIGTSLVRLLPHVYDLYCDHSYVEYKGTFIYANPAENFFSTVWDVIIPIGVLLFAAIIYLQQQFGGCCIVPKRFRWSESYENIPVVSES; this is encoded by the exons ATGGCTTCTGGTCCGAATCTTCAGGGGAACTTTGTATGGTTGGAACAGGTTCTGCATTGTTACAAGAAG TATACAGGATGCAGATCCAGCAAGAAGTGCCTCCCAGGTGATGGGGTGATTGCGAATTTGCCTTGTTCTATCTCTTTAAGTGCCATTAATTGTACGGGTGTCCTAAAGAGAGTTCGGATTTTCCTAAAGTTTGATGATAATATCAAGCATTCAAGGCATGACAAGCGTTTCGATCCCAGCACAACATTGATTGGAGAAGGAATATGGGATGATAAGAAGAATCAGTTGCATGTTTTGCTTTGTCGGTTTCTTGATATAGAAAACTCTTGGTCTAATGCTCATGTTGGAGATTGCACGACAGGGTTGAGCTTGAGGTTCCCCACAATATGGTCTATCAAGGAGACCAGTACCATAATGGGGAAAATTTGGACCAACAAAACTGAGGATGATTCAGGTTACTTTGAAAATATCGTGTTTCGAAGTACTGAGAATCACATGCATGCTCTTCCTGATTTAAAGTATGAATACACTGAACATTACAGAGTAAGGAATTTATGCCCGGAAAAGAAACTTGGGAGAAACAGGAAACGAAGGTATCCTAGTCCCAATTCAATCGGGATGAAGTTCAACATGTTGGTTGAAAGTTCTGAAGGAAGGACTGGATGGGGTTCTGCTAATGCTCTAACCGTGAATAGTCAGTTGTACATGCATGCCCGTCTTAGTTTTGCTTCTATCCGTGATGACTTCTCGAAGCCTACAAGGTGGGAACCTCAGGGCCGTGCCAATATTAGCTACAGGATAGATATCAAATGGCACACTCCTCCGAAGTTAACTGACGAAGATAATGCATCTATTGTACCAGATGAGAAAATGGAGATCACTGCTGAAGGGATTTATGATGCTGACACTGGAGGCTTGTGTATGATTGGTTGCAGAAAGCTTGACCAACCGCTCGGAAATGCTTCTATCGACTGTGGCATTCTTCTTAACTTTCAATTTGCTCCAGTAAAAGGGCTGGAGAACGGAGGTTATATTCGGGGGGAAATCAAAAGCATAAGGGAGAAATCTGATCTTCTATACTTTGATCATCTAGATGTGTCTTCAGTTGCTTACAATAGGGAGCAAGCAAGGCATACCATTTGGACCATGGATCTTGAGATTGCCTTGGTTGTAATATCTCAAACACTTGTATGTCTATCTGTGAGATCTCAACTCTATCATTCGAAAAGGCATCCCAATAGACTCCCCTTTACTTCACTTGTTATGCTTGTGATCCTTGCCTTAGGCCAACTGATTCCTCTTGTGCTTAACTATGAAGCTTTATTCTATCATAAAAACGATCAAGGTACCGTGTTGTTTCAAACCGGTGGATGGCTCGAAGCAAATGAGGTAATCATAAGGATTACTTCAATGGTAGCTTTCTTGTTGTATTTCCGTATTCTCCAGCAAGCATTTTCAAGTAGATCAAAAGATGGAAACGGAAAAGGCCTATGGTTTGCTGAGAAAATGACTTTGCTTGTGACACTACCATCGTATGTTTCTGGTGCAATCATTGTTCTGCTTGTCGATAGGGCAAACTATAAACGCGACATCGTGTTGCTTCCCATTAGTCCCGTTGACTACTGGCAGCGTTCGACTTTGGATGACCTGAAATCGTATGCAGGTTTAATCTCAGATGGTTTCCTTTTTCCCCAAATACTGTTCAATATATTCTCTAACTCTAGAGAAAATGCACTTAGGCCCTCGTTCTATATCGGTACCAGTCTGGTTCGGTTGCTGCCACATGTATATGATCTTTACTGTGACCACAGCTATGTTGAATACAAGGGAACATTCATTTATGCGAACCCAGCTGAGAATTTTTTCTCCACTGTTTGGGATGTGATTATCCCTATTGGTGTTTTGCTGTTTGCTGCAATCATTTATTTGCAGCAGCAATTTGGTGGTTGCTGCATTGTTCCAAAGAGATTTAGATGGTCAGAAAGCTATGAGAATATCCCAGTGGTCAGTGAATCATAA
- the LOC128031926 gene encoding uncharacterized protein LOC128031926 produces the protein MQPPYPKWYDPNAQCKYHAGTNGHSIENCIAFKKLVEKLINLGIVKIGDSSGPNVVENPLPNHDNKGVNAIIENGRKRVKANVAEIRTPLEWVWKQMVKRGLTKQNSIERSEGAMKFCEFHAKEGHDTQKCTEFRTMVQSLMDSKELEFYEEIDGLEEGEVYATEEGSTGKAQKANYPVVIISKPMNKESGIQIAPNVIIQKPVSFPYKDSKKIPWNYNCNVTIPGEESLVNASGEDEGFYTRSGKRYDPANARVESGKGKALAVELGKAKTDKIETRINQPVTENEANEFLKFLKHSEYSVVEQLHKQPTRISMLELLLSSEIHRNALIKVLNETYVADDISVNKLDRLVNNISADNFIFFNDDEIPPGGRGATKALHVSTYCGKHMLSRVLIDNGSALNVLPLSTLNRVPVDSSHMKSCQNIVRAFDGTERKVMGRIEVPLLIGPNTYEVDFLVMDIKPSYNCLLGRPWIHSAGVVPSSLHQKLKLVTEGRLITIDAEEDIIASVTSDAPYLGVDDDAVECSFRSLEFVNATFVTEGKKIPMPSISKATRMGLQMTVGKGAVPGRGLGRCLQGRIEAPVVKDKQDRFGLGFKPNVKQRRKGLEKRQDRRKVCLNGKEVDWEPMAFPHISQTFISGGTMYSGLRTPRKKTAEEMLGNLSINAIFEEESEE, from the coding sequence ATGCAACCCCCATACCCTAAGTGGTATGACCCAAACGCCCAATGCAAGTATCACGCGGGGACCAATGGGCATTCGATTGAAAACTGCATTGCATTCAAGAAGTTAGTTGAAAAACTTATCAATTTGGGGATTGTAAAGATTGGTGACTCATCAGGACCAAATGTAGTAGAGAATCCGTTGCCCAATCATGACAATAAAGGGGTGAACGCGATAATTGAGAACGGAAGAAAGAGAGTCAAAGCCAACGTAGCCGAGATAAGGACTCCCCTTGAATGGGTTTGGAAACAAATGGTGAAAAGAGGTCTCACCAAGCAAAATTCAATAGAAAGGTCTGAAGGAGCAATGAAGTTTTGTGAGTTCCACGCAAAAGAAGGCCATGACACCCAAAAGTGTACCGAATTCAGAACTATGGTGCAAAGCTTAATGGATAGCAAAGAGTTAGAGTTTTATGAAGAGATTGATGGACTAGAAGAAGGAGAGGTTTATGCTACAGAAGAAGGATCTACGGGGAAAGCCCAAAAAGCTAATTACCCGGtggtaattatttcaaaaccaATGAACAAAGAATCTGGAATACAAATAGCACCAAATGTCATAATCCAAAAACCTGTATCATTTCCCTACAAGGATAGCAAAAAGATTCCTTGGAATTACAACTGCAACGTAACAATCCCAGGAGAAGAGAGCTTGGTAAATGCTTCAGGAGAGGATGAAGGATTCTATACACGAAGTGGAAAACGCTATGATCCGGCAAACGCAAGAGTGGAATCTGGAAAAGGAAAAGCCTTAGCGGTTGAATTGGGAAAAGCAAAGACAGACAAAATTGAGACGCGTATCAATCAGCCGGTAACTGAAAATGAGGCtaatgaatttctaaaattcttaaaacatagCGAGTACAGTGTGGTAGAACAATTACATAAGCAACCGACTCGTATCTCGATGCTTGAATTGCTCCTAAGTTCAGAGATACATCGTAATGCGCTGATTAAGGTGCTAAATGAAACTTACGTCGCTGATGATATCTCAGTGAATAAGTTGGACCGTTTGGTTAATAATATCAGTGCcgacaatttcattttctttaatgatgatgaaataccgccCGGGGGAAGAGGAGCCACCAAAGCCTTACATGTTTCTACTTACTGCGGGAAACATATGTTGTCAAGAGTGCTAATTGATAATGGATCAGCCTTGAATGTTTTACCCCTATCCACCTTAAATAGAGTACCGGTGGACAGCTCTCACATGAAATCATGCCAGAACatagtgagagcatttgatggtacCGAAAGAAAGGTGATGGGAAGAATAGAAGTACCTCTCTTGATTGGCCCAAATACGTACGAAGTGGATTTCTTAGTGATGGATATTAAGCCTTCGTATAATTGCTTACTGGGGAGACCATGGATTCATTCAGCAGGGGTGGTGCCTTCATCATTGCACCAGAAGTTGAAATTAGTGACAGAAGGCCGGTTAATTACGATTGACGCTGAGGAAGACATCATTGCATCGGTAACCAGTGACGCACCATATTTGGGAGTGGATGATGATGCGGTCGAATGTTCTTTTCGATCCTTAGAGTTCGTAAATGCAACTTTTGTCACTGAGGGAAAGAAAATCCCAATGCCCAGCATATCTAAAGCCACAAGGATGGGACTACAAATGACAGTTGGGAAAGGAGCTGTGCCTGGAAGAGGACTGGGAAGATGCCTTCAAGGAAGGATAGAGGCACCAGTGGTGAAAGACAAACAAGACCGttttggtttaggatttaaaccAAATGTCAAGCAGAGAAGGAAAGGGTTAGAGAAAAGACAAGATAGGAGGAAGGTGTGTTTGAACGGAAAAGAAGTTGATTGGGAACCTATGGCTTTCCCCCACATATCCCAGACATTCATATCGGGAGGAACCATGTATTCTGGACTGAGGACTCCAAGAAAGAAGACCGCAGAGGAAATGTTAGGAAACTTAAGCATCAATGCCATATTTGAAGAAGAATCTGAAGAATGA
- the LOC128041246 gene encoding putative RING-H2 finger protein ATL19, with protein sequence MRMITLSFAFHSLNLPLIISSLTALGIAIVLLSCIVGACIIATSFVFIFIYVICECLSWPIFEKLFSDILRRGIHRVRTATYRAIVVNYVQPLDMLEGFPESINGRLLLRQQALEKLLPPMAYGVDKHALKSSECPICLDDYVVGESCRVFPDCKHMFHLSCIDHWLKNHLTCPVCRKCI encoded by the coding sequence ATGAGGATGATTACGCTAAGTTTCGCCTTCCATTCATTAAATTTACCTCTTATAATATCTTCTCTTACAGCCCTTGGTATTGCTATTGTCTTATTATCCTGCATTGTTGGAGcctgcatcattgctacctcgTTCGTCTTCATATTCATCTATGTCATCTGCGAATGTCTCAGTTGGCCGATATTCGAAAAGTTGTTTTCCGATATTCTAAGGAGAGGGATTCATCGAGTCCGGACCGCGACTTACCGTGCCATAGTCGTTAACTACGTGCAACCATTGGATATGCTTGAAGGTTTCCCAGAGAGCATAAATGGGAGATTGTTGTTGAGGCAACAGGCCTTGGAGAAACTATTGCCACCGATGGCTTATGGGGTGGATAAACATGCATTGAAATCGAGCGAGTGCCCGATTTGCTTGGACGATTATGTGGTTGGTGAATCGTGCAGGGTTTTCCCTGATTGTAAACATATGTTTCATTTGAGTTGCATTGATCATTGGCTCAAGAATCATCTAACATGCCCTGTTTGTCGGAAATGCATTTAA
- the LOC105779069 gene encoding uncharacterized protein LOC105779069 isoform X1 — MIEGSFELQGLLESILYGSGSSQLSVPPRVPPAVADYSNPFILKLHGFWSESSGELCMVGTGSALLQEGTLLTPVVVLKLYNIKTSSSITTLITGTLESLSPSNDNNYFETISILMPPQLNYKFTIVSGDSVDEISSESHFKENFPIDSVLQGRSFCSKFTSLVFRNVFNLQYTGCRSSKKCLPGDGVIANLPCSISLSAINCTGVLKRVRIFLKFDDNIKHSRHDKRFDPSTTLIGEGIWDDKKNQLHVLLCRFLDIENSWSNAHVGDCTTGLSLRFPTIWSIKETSTIMGKIWTNKTEDDSGYFENIVFRSTENHMHALPDLKYEYTEHYRVRNLCPEKKLGRNRKRRYPSPNSIGMKFNMLVESSEGRTGWGSANALTVNSQLYMHARLSFASIRDDFSKPTRWEPQGRANISYRIDIKWHTPPKLTDEDNASIVPDEKMEITAEGIYDADTGGLCMIGCRKLDQPLGNASIDCGILLNFQFAPVKGLENGGYIRGEIKSIREKSDLLYFDHLDVSSVAYNREQARHTIWTMDLEIALVVISQTLVCLSVRSQLYHSKRHPNRLPFTSLVMLVILALGQLIPLVLNYEALFYHKNDQGTVLFQTGGWLEANEVIIRITSMVAFLLYFRILQQAFSSRSKDGNGKGLWFAEKMTLLVTLPSYVSGAIIVLLVDRANYKRDIVLLPISPVDYWQRSTLDDLKSYAGLISDGFLFPQILFNIFSNSRENALRPSFYIGTSLVRLLPHVYDLYCDHSYVEYKGTFIYANPAENFFSTVWDVIIPIGVLLFAAIIYLQQQFGGCCIVPKRFRWSESYENIPVVSES; from the coding sequence ATGATTGAAGGAAGCTTTGAGCTCCAAGGTCTTCTTGAAAGCATCTTATACGGAAGTGGATCATCACAACTTTCAGTTCCACCTCGCGTGCCACCTGCAGTCGCTGATTATTCAAACCCGTTCATTTTAAAGCTCCATGGCTTCTGGTCCGAATCTTCAGGGGAACTTTGTATGGTTGGAACAGGTTCTGCATTGTTACAAGAAGGTACTCTGCTTACACCTGTAGTTGTTCTTAAGCTTTATAATATCAAGACTTCAAGTAGCATTACTACTTTGATTACTGGCACTTTGGAGAGTTTGAGTCCTAGCAATGATAACAATTATTTTGAAACAATCTCCATATTGATGCCTCCACAATTGAATTACAAGTTCACCATTGTGTCCGGAGATTCCGTGGATGAAATTTCCAGCGAAAGTCATTTCAAGGAGAATTTTCCAATAGACAGTGTACTGCAAGGAAGATCCTTTTGTTCAAAGTTCACGAGCCTTGTATTTAGAAATGTATTTAATTTGCAGTATACAGGATGCAGATCCAGCAAGAAGTGCCTCCCAGGTGATGGGGTGATTGCGAATTTGCCTTGTTCTATCTCTTTAAGTGCCATTAATTGTACGGGTGTCCTAAAGAGAGTTCGGATTTTCCTAAAGTTTGATGATAATATCAAGCATTCAAGGCATGACAAGCGTTTCGATCCCAGCACAACATTGATTGGAGAAGGAATATGGGATGATAAGAAGAATCAGTTGCATGTTTTGCTTTGTCGGTTTCTTGATATAGAAAACTCTTGGTCTAATGCTCATGTTGGAGATTGCACGACAGGGTTGAGCTTGAGGTTCCCCACAATATGGTCTATCAAGGAGACCAGTACCATAATGGGGAAAATTTGGACCAACAAAACTGAGGATGATTCAGGTTACTTTGAAAATATCGTGTTTCGAAGTACTGAGAATCACATGCATGCTCTTCCTGATTTAAAGTATGAATACACTGAACATTACAGAGTAAGGAATTTATGCCCGGAAAAGAAACTTGGGAGAAACAGGAAACGAAGGTATCCTAGTCCCAATTCAATCGGGATGAAGTTCAACATGTTGGTTGAAAGTTCTGAAGGAAGGACTGGATGGGGTTCTGCTAATGCTCTAACCGTGAATAGTCAGTTGTACATGCATGCCCGTCTTAGTTTTGCTTCTATCCGTGATGACTTCTCGAAGCCTACAAGGTGGGAACCTCAGGGCCGTGCCAATATTAGCTACAGGATAGATATCAAATGGCACACTCCTCCGAAGTTAACTGACGAAGATAATGCATCTATTGTACCAGATGAGAAAATGGAGATCACTGCTGAAGGGATTTATGATGCTGACACTGGAGGCTTGTGTATGATTGGTTGCAGAAAGCTTGACCAACCGCTCGGAAATGCTTCTATCGACTGTGGCATTCTTCTTAACTTTCAATTTGCTCCAGTAAAAGGGCTGGAGAACGGAGGTTATATTCGGGGGGAAATCAAAAGCATAAGGGAGAAATCTGATCTTCTATACTTTGATCATCTAGATGTGTCTTCAGTTGCTTACAATAGGGAGCAAGCAAGGCATACCATTTGGACCATGGATCTTGAGATTGCCTTGGTTGTAATATCTCAAACACTTGTATGTCTATCTGTGAGATCTCAACTCTATCATTCGAAAAGGCATCCCAATAGACTCCCCTTTACTTCACTTGTTATGCTTGTGATCCTTGCCTTAGGCCAACTGATTCCTCTTGTGCTTAACTATGAAGCTTTATTCTATCATAAAAACGATCAAGGTACCGTGTTGTTTCAAACCGGTGGATGGCTCGAAGCAAATGAGGTAATCATAAGGATTACTTCAATGGTAGCTTTCTTGTTGTATTTCCGTATTCTCCAGCAAGCATTTTCAAGTAGATCAAAAGATGGAAACGGAAAAGGCCTATGGTTTGCTGAGAAAATGACTTTGCTTGTGACACTACCATCGTATGTTTCTGGTGCAATCATTGTTCTGCTTGTCGATAGGGCAAACTATAAACGCGACATCGTGTTGCTTCCCATTAGTCCCGTTGACTACTGGCAGCGTTCGACTTTGGATGACCTGAAATCGTATGCAGGTTTAATCTCAGATGGTTTCCTTTTTCCCCAAATACTGTTCAATATATTCTCTAACTCTAGAGAAAATGCACTTAGGCCCTCGTTCTATATCGGTACCAGTCTGGTTCGGTTGCTGCCACATGTATATGATCTTTACTGTGACCACAGCTATGTTGAATACAAGGGAACATTCATTTATGCGAACCCAGCTGAGAATTTTTTCTCCACTGTTTGGGATGTGATTATCCCTATTGGTGTTTTGCTGTTTGCTGCAATCATTTATTTGCAGCAGCAATTTGGTGGTTGCTGCATTGTTCCAAAGAGATTTAGATGGTCAGAAAGCTATGAGAATATCCCAGTGGTCAGTGAATCATAA
- the LOC105779099 gene encoding uncharacterized protein LOC105779099 has product MDCSIFSTSSKLLIFCTSLLFIIFFMCLNVDSVTATESDYGLHCDSVVHESKPVDEEFNISPFPGRQNGYYSGGDNVLNRSSDGYYYGPASKVLVFETHHVYTTNAEDVYKVEGNLIFETSYYYERSFSNGREYYHSYSSDSSSRGALEFGLHGFWSRTTGKLCMVGSGYTYSKEGNVLHLAAVVKFNNVKISSDINTLITGTMDSLNPADEPNYFEPISVLMFPQGSYKYAKVRKQFSQGCPGGTDVPKKASLGVSRTITVCDMFYRQTAFELEYASGCDSSKSCSPFSDGIGYLPRFMHLRMIQCSDDKLSLRFLIEFQDDAYTRYYASSNFSTSLIGEGSWDAKQNRLCIIACRIEDASSISLEKSHVGDCTTRLSVRFPAILSFRNTSTVVGEIWSDKHKNQSGFFDRIMFRNTDNNRGQFQLQGLKYEYMETDKVNKSCPKKSRNRNSTGEYLDGYSQDMAFSMSIKYQKRSIGWGSSKPLAVGDQPHQRFPLLIPSSSSRPKSAGVESIASGSLLNISYEMRIELNSLKLDHGLDPFNQSSNGYLEIRISAEGVYDAETGHLCMVGCRHLRSPNGSTDCDILVNVHFPPLDSDRKGSKIKGSIESTRAKTDHLHFETLEFSGRAYYGSWAMESFWRMDFEMIMSVISNTLAIVFVVLQIFHVRRHPAVCPSVSFLMLVILALGHLIPLVLNLEAMFNQDSERTVWARSGTWLEMNEVVIRAVTMVAFLMHFRLLMLSWTARCSEEKNEALWIAEKRGLYVCLPVYIAGGLITGTARQHSSYYIEQTILGSSRAYAGLILDAFLFPQIIFNMFLNSREPALSRFFYIGITLVRMVPHGYDLYRVHNYVDMNDSYIYADPTADYYSTAWDIIIPMLGLFFAAIIYFQQRLSGRCFLPKRFRESVTYDKLPIDSEDQSPLKSSP; this is encoded by the coding sequence ATGGATTGTTCCATATTCTCTACTTCATCTaagcttttgattttttgtacTTCCTTgctatttatcatctttttcatgtGTCTTAATGTAGACTCTGTCACTGCAACTGAGTCTGATTATGGGCTTCACTGTGATTCAGTTGTTCATGAATCAAAACCAGTTGATGAGGAGTTCAACATCTCACCATTTCCTGGACGTCAAAATGGTTACTACAGTGGTGGGGATAATGTCCTGAACCGTAGCTCCGATGGGTATTACTATGGACCTGCGTCGAAAGTTCTCGTTTTCGAAACTCACCACGTTTATACAACAAATGCTGAGGATGTCTATAAGGTGGAAGGAAACTTGATCTTCGAAACCTCGTATTACTATGAACGAAGTTTCTCCAATGGTAGGGAATACTACCATTCGTATTCAAGTGATTCGAGTAGTCGCGGAGCTCTGGAGTTCGGTTTACATGGCTTCTGGTCCAGAACGACCGGGAAGCTTTGCATGGTGGGATCAGGCTACACTTACTCCAAAGAAGGTAATGTGCTTCATCTTGCAGCTGTTGTTAAGTTCAATAATGTCAAGATCTCTAGTGATATCAATACTCTGATCACTGGAACCATGGATAGCTTGAATCCTGCCGATGAACCGAATTACTTTGAGCCAATTTCGGTGTTGATGTTTCCTCAAGGGAGTTACAAATACGCCAAGGTCCGGAAACAGTTTAGTCAAGGGTGCCCAGGGGGAACTGATGTCCCAAAAAAGGCATCCCTCGGCGTGTCAAGGACTATAACTGTTTGTGATATGTTCTATAGACAAACTGCTTTTGAATTGGAGTATGCAAGTGGTTGTGATTCTTCAAAGAGTTGCAGTCCCTTTAGTGATGGTATTGGATATTTGCCTCGGTTCATGCATTTGAGGATGATCCAGTGCTCGGATGATAAGCTAAGCTTGAGGTTTCTGATAGAGTTTCAGGATGATGCCTATACGAGGTATTATGCTTCTTCCAATTTCAGTACTTCTTTAATTGGAGAAGGATCTTGGGATGCAAAGCAGAACCGGCTTTGTATCATTGCTTGCCGGATCGAAGATGCATCGAGCATCTCCTTGGAGAAGTCTCATGTTGGAGACTGCACAACAAGGTTGAGCGTAAGATTCCCTGCAATCCTATCTTTCAGAAATACAAGTACTGTTGTGGGTGAAATTTGGAGTGACAAGCACAAGAATCAATCTGGTTTCTTCGATAGGATCATGTTCCGGAATACTGACAATAACCGGGGGCAATTTCAACTTCAAGGCTTGAAGTACGAGTACATGGAAACTGACAAAGTGAATAAGTCATGCCCAAAGAAGAGTAGAAATAGGAACAGTACTGGAGAGTACCTAGATGGCTATTCTCAAGACATGGCTTTTAGCATGTCAATCAAATATCAAAAGAGAAGTATCGGATGGGGTTCTTCCAAGCCTCTTGCAGTCGGCGATCAACCTCATCAGAGGTTTCCCCTTCTAATACCATCCTCAAGCTCAAGACCTAAAAGTGCTGGTGTTGAGTCTATTGCCAGTGGTAGCTTGCTTAATATCAGCTATGAGATGAGAATTGAGCTAAATAGTTTGAAATTGGATCATGGCCTCGATCCATTTAACCAATCTTCAAATGGATATTTAGAAATCCGAATTTCTGCTGAAGGGGTTTATGATGCTGAAACAGGTCATCTGTGCATGGTTGGCTGCAGACATTTGAGGTCACCCAATGGATCAACGGACTGCGATATCCTTGTAAATGTTCATTTTCCTCCATTGGACTCAGATAGGAAAGGAAGTAAAATCAAGGGAAGTATCGAGAGCACGCGTGCCAAAACCGATCATCTGCACTTCGAAACTTTGGAGTTTTCAGGACGAGCTTATTATGGTAGCTGGGCAATGGAATCATTTTGGAGAATGGATTTCGAGATGATCATGTCTGTCATATCCAACACTCTAGCAATTGTCTTTGTAGTACTTCAAATCTTTCATGTGAGGAGGCACCCTGCTGTTTGTCCTTCGGTTTCATTTCTAATGCTTGTCATCCTAGCCCTGGGACACTTGATCCCTTTGGTTCTAAATCTCGAAGCAATGTTCAATCAAGATAGTGAACGAACTGTCTGGGCAAGAAGCGGAACATGGCTAGAAATGAACGAGGTGGTCATTAGAGCAGTCACAATGGTGGCTTTTCTGATGCATTTCCGTCTTCTGATGCTCTCATGGACTGCTAGATGTTCTGAGGAAAAGAACGAGGCCTTGTGGATTGCGGAAAAGAGGGGGCTCTATGTATGCCTTCCTGTATACATAGCCGGAGGTTTAATCACTGGCACCGCAAGACAGCATTCGTCATACTACATAGAGCAGACCATTTTAGGAAGTTCAAGAGCATATGCTGGTTTGATCCTTGATGCCTTTCTTTTCCCCCAAATCATCTTCAACATGTTCTTGAACTCGAGAGAACCAGCTCTTTCTCGGTTCTTTTATATCGGAATCACCCTTGTTCGCATGGTCCCTCATGGATATGATCTCTACAGGGTACACAACTATGTTGATATGAACGACTCGTACATTTATGCAGATCCTACTGCAGATTACTACTCAACCGCTTGGGACATCATTATTCCTATGTTGGGCCTGTTCTTTGCTGCAATCATATACTTCCAACAGCGCCTCAGCGGTCGTTGTTTCCTTCCAAAGCGGTTCCGTGAATCAGTGACATATGACAAACTTCCAATCGATTCAGAGGATCAATCACCGTTGAAATCTAGCCCCTAG